One Salvia miltiorrhiza cultivar Shanhuang (shh) chromosome 6, IMPLAD_Smil_shh, whole genome shotgun sequence genomic window, CTATCCAACATTAgaaagaaaatgagtgaaaaaagAGCTACCCGAGAAAATATTCTACCCTACccaaagaaaatatattttttctctcatttttcatcaaagtaaacgcaccttctctttttttcttttttttttttaaaaaaaattatttcagccagaaaaaaggaaaagcacactcacactctagccttTTAGGTGATTCGAACCTTCAATTTATTGGTTAGAGAAAAAAACGTCTTACCAATAGACTGCGCTCCATTATTAAACATTTCTCCATTTTCTTTCTCTCACCCACACACATGCAATCCAAATGCATTgttagagcatcaacaacccttgcacccactccaacaatggtattgcactcacTTGGGTGCaatggattttattttatttttgatatagttttattctagttttcattttaaatttacaataattgataaattaaaatttcattgaattcaaattcaaatcctacattgattgaattaaagttgcaatacaagaaattaaaatcctaaattacttaaattaaaacaaacataaaataaaaaatcctaaaaatctagCGGATGTTGTTTCGTTGCTTGATCTCCGCCACCTTGCACATGTGAAACGCCAATtcgtcgggattcatttgagaggtgtcccggctcatcaacatgctatcggagaggtcacgttgaacttgggagaacgtttccattgcagtcaccatattcgccatgtacccgagagctttttggttatcctccgacgtctcttcggcctttttcttgcctttcCGTTTGTCTCTCTTGGCCGCCTTTTGCCCTTGGGGCCGGGTGGAGATACTCGCGTCGCTAGAAGTCGTTGTGGGAAGACCGTCGGAGACTTGCAAATTTCTTGGACTCGCGCAAGATCTTCCGTGCATGCGGATACCGGAACGGAACACGGTACTCGGCTAGCCACATTGCCTCTGCTTGCTCCACGATTTGACCATCACTCATGCCTGATTTCCATTGATCATGACATTTTTTGTTCATGGCCTCAAACCTCTTCGAATCCTTCGCCACCcgttgaaagtgagatttgatttgcgtGACGTCGCGTGAAATAGATCCTCGGGGCTTTTCAGCGTTGTATTGGGTGCAGAGGGAGCCCCATAACTTCGCCCCTTTTTGGTCGACACCCACCACAGAGTCGTGGGTGTGCTCGAGATACAAACGGCAGATTAGCACCGTTTCTGGCGGATAATAGTTGCTACGTTTGGTGGCCGCcggcatagaagcaatctcctccacgtcgggctcggggtcggcaacggcggcaaagcgggggttcaaattggtggccgccgcttgaaaggcattcgattctggcgtgaacggcgagaatccttgcctggaagcatttgattcgtcgggggatggattttgagggtgttcacgccaatagttgctccaatcgccttccattgctatttgttgaaataatataagtagaagatgaagaagaaaatgaggagaATGATGAATGTTTGAGGTatttgttgatatatatataggtgctaagaattaaaaaaaaaaaaaaaaaagccaacgGATAGAAAAAAACGGCTACtgccgatttttaattttttttttcaattttccttttttttttttggtttgaaaaggggcgcgtgtaaaCACGTCTCCTCCTTCGCTCCCACAGGCTGCTGGTGCGTTCCGTCGCCCCACCCccattgcacccgggtgcagcaacgccggcgggtgcgataggccgggttcgatccggccttcGCACCCAGCGTTGGTGATGCTCTTAGCACCCAATTaacctataattaattaattaatccttCTACGATCCCTCAAAGCCCATCGCTGCCCAAATCCTTCTACGTACCCACTACCTTGCATTCGAATTAAAGTTTTAAGAATAACAGTTATACCAAAAAAAAGCCTTGCAAACTGAAATGCTATGAAGTCCATGTGATAGTTATAAATACTCACTCCGTCTTGTATAAAtagttctgattttttttttagggtgTCTACAAAAAATAGTCTTATTCTATTTATGAACACTACTCCATAATAGATTACTctctatatattaatttatttacctATTCTATCACATGATGAACCctctctccactcacaatataattaattggtTCTTTCGTCCATTAATTCttgattcattttttatatatatattttgatctGTTCAACAATTTTTGACtcattctatttttagtaagtttttcgCTCACAATACCCTCATTTCGTACAACAATTTCTTAAAAATTTGTGTCATTATGAAATGAGTCAAGAAATggtggacagagagagtataatTATTAACACTATCTTTATGGTGAGACCATTTCTCCTTTCATAACATacttacttttattaaaactcgtgttaccCCTTCCTAAAACTATTTTAACAagacagatggagtataaaaaaatcataaaacgGAAACAAGAGTATGCAACTAATGTTGGCAGTTGGCACGTGAGGACAACGGAACACATATTAGCAAAGGTGGATCCAGGATTTATCTTTAGGAGGGTTTGAATATGTTAAACTATGGCGCCTTGAGTCATTTTTTTAACATTACGTACAaaattcattttcatgcatttttttaatagtcacttaatataatagatgTTTGTTTgacatttaattaattcaacaatTAGTACATTGAAAACATATAAAGATCTAATtctatacattttttaaaaaaaaattatttaaaaaaataaattaattttcattattaatagttcataattttacTTTAACTTGAGGATTAAtgactcaaatttaaattaaaaatcaccACAACGCAttctcaaaagaaaaataaaaaattgaggtCTAGCTCAAGTAAtaaagttgaggcacccaaaAACTCGGGTTCAATCTCGTCCGCTTGCAGGtagtttttccacttttgtgtgAGTAGTTTTCTCACTCTTGTGTGAGTAGTGGTCTCGTTTGCGTGCGGATAACTTTCTCACTTTTGTGTAGGTAGTTTTCTCACTCTTGTATGTGGATAGTGATCCCGCCTGCGTGCGAATAGTTTTCCCATCTTTGTGCGGTGTAGAGGTTCCGTCTGTACACGGATTATTTATtagattatatattagatacctcttgtaattctaaaaaaaaaaaatcaccagaGCACattctccaaaaaaaataaaaatgattgagTGGTCCATTGAAGTATTTTATGTAATGACACCTAAAATTCATGTAATGATACAAAAATATCTCGAAAAATCGACGTATTTCATTAGAGGCCGACATTTCATGCTAACCTTCAATATTAAACATTACACGTGACAtgtattttttcattttggaaTATGGTTCTAAATTAATACTAGTAGGTACTTAAACATTATGTATGAAGAATATTAGTAGATTTTAGACATGGAGATAAATACGATATGAGATATTTTATGATTGAGTGGTCCATTGAAGCGTGTGAGAGGAAAGGGGTGAGATTCACGTGACAATTAATCCACACAAAAATATATGGACAGATGGAAGAAACCATGGGTTGGCCTGTCATCCATCAATCTGCTTTGCTGTTGGAAAgtttcaccatttctcttacTAACTTTCTAAATCACTCCTAATTCCAATATTAATTGATTAGTAGTATAAGTTTAGGAATTGACTCTCAATACCATTTTAATTacaattaattatagtttatagtttGAAGTTTTGATAAATTTTTGTTTATAGttccaattaatttttttttaataatttgaattttttaaaattatttaattatagccACGATTACATTAAAACTATGATAATAGCTCTTGTTTATGAAAATTATACATGAAATGATAACCGAATACCACGAAACCAGAGTTTAATGTATTCTACGGTAGAGAATATTTTCAGTGATAGGTAGTGATACGGATTGGAATGGACGAAGGATTCGTTGGATATAATTATCCAAGAACCCACCCCGTGTATAATTAAGAGTATGCAGCAGTCTCCCTAGATCGAGAATCTAATTTGATCGACCCCAAAAGCATAGAAATCTCGACCTGTTAGTTATAGAATCAGTCAAGAACATCGGTATGTTGAACGCCCAAGACCTTGTTCGATCAAGTGTCTTGATAAGTTCTAAAACAAGTGAAAAACTCAACGAAGAGAATTCAACTCAAAAAGCAAATGCCAATTTTTGTTTATATCCTTGCCCATTGGTGTGTCAAATACATGTGTTTACAAGTTTATTGATAGGCCAAAgttcttgggttcgagtcctctgTGGCGCcgccttttaatttctttatttaatattataaatttatataaaaaaagtttatttataagctCAAAAATGACTTTTGAGAGCCTAATAATCATATCACTACTTAAGAGTActcataaatcaaataataacaCACTAAAATGTAATCATAAAATGACTCTTCATTTTTGCTGCACTTTTTGGATGAAAAATTACCATTTTATTCATCATTTGGGCATCCAATATGTGATGTATTATGAGCTCAAACCTCAAGGAGAAACAAGCCCAtcaacttgaataatattcacTATTTGACCCAATGTAGATTGGTCTTGGACTTGAGCTTTTATTTCAGCTAGCAAAAGTATCATGGGACTCATTTATTTTCTTAGCTCTAGCCCTTGTAATTAGCTCACGTTGAATAATCAAAGGATCCCCCTTCATGTCCTTGGCCAGCTTGGATGCGTCTCCATTAGGTAGCCCATCATTATCGGACCATGCACTGATGAAGTCAGAATCACGTTTGAAAGTTAGTACAACGATATCAACTTTCAAACATGGTTACAATTCCATCAGTGGTTCGATGATAATGTGCTACATAATGTTGAAAATTCTCTTTCGTATTACATAGGGCTCTGATTTCGTGGAAATCGATCATCGTTTTATGTATAATTTCGATAAAAAAAAGGAGTTATTGTTATAATTTTGatgtaattataattatcattaaataattttttaaagttcaagctatatataaaaaaaaattaatattgaaactataaattaaaataagctGAAAATTAAgactataaattataattaacctCTTCAATACTCAAGTTAATTCATAGGTTTTTAACAgataattcaaatttaatagACAAATAAATTCACCCGCGTATTTATGTGATTTGATATTGCATTTCAATCTTTGAAATTAATATTGTTGTAACTTGTACGATGTGAAGCCATCTCTGGACTAAAAACTTCCATGTTAATAAAAATTGTAGTGTGATTTGGATGATATGAACTTAATAAAGGTCAATTTACTTTCatgaaaaatgagagagaatatatatatatatatatatatatatatatatatatatagaatggatccatggagaatgcatatatttttgagaatagagaattaatATGGTCCCTTGGATATAGCAGATCTAACGGTTTGGATAATTAGTGCtaatttatattcaaattaaattaaaggttATTAGGTAATTTATTTGTGTGTAACCGTCCTAATCTATTTAGGAGTTGACCAAATCTTGTTATTTTCGGTAACCGTCCCTTAGATATAGTAAGTCTTatttttggtttgttttttattccttttttaTTCTTGAATTATATCTATACGCatgataattttttatgataattttaatttttttgtatcaCATAATATCAAAAATATGCAACTTCAAGGACTCATTCGAAAAGAAGCATGAATGTTTTTTTGTTATGATTATTCGAAAAgttatatgtaaaatattttgtccaaaaaaatattcaaatattttattcagGTATTCGTAAATTGTTTATGCttgttcgaaatattttatatcaACAAGAAagttctaatattttatttagctATTCGTAATTTTTTACGCTTTGTTCGAAATGTTTTATTCAGATATTCGTAATTTTGTTGTCAAAATATTATTCACATGTATATGAAATAATATGTATTATTCATCATAACCATTTATTTAttctaataaattaaaataatatttaatatgtattcaTCAAATTCTTTTAACATATTCCTTGTATTCACCAATTTCatataattattcattaaattaacTAAACATACTCTGCTAAAACTATTCGAATATTTATAAATTgccatatatgtaaattatttgaATACATAGTTGGCAGCACGGAATTCGGAGGAAATTGtggagtaataattaaattgaatatttaaacgGTTTCAAGCAAAAAATGGTGGCCGCATGATCATGTTAATCTAACGGTAGTTATTTATTCTCAATTCTCTAATACATATTAATTCTTCATGGAGAACATAatatatggtgcggttataataagaaccacaattatcgtgagaacataagaaccaataaaattactgcatctgctatacaaattaatgcatccgctattaaatttaatgcatccaaaaaaaataatttttttgctcccttcaggattcgaacccagcatctgcattcatccaccaagatgatgcatccaccgtagatcttgatgatcgaatggcttaaaatggttctctgttcttattttattagtggttcttatttgaacctctccctatatatatatatatatatatatatatatatatatatatatatatatatttgtttttttcacatgtttattatAATAGAAAATTTTCTTCGAGTAtggtgaaatattttttttctcaccAATATTGGATAATACTCCAGGTAGTGGTGTGAAAAACTTTTCagacattttttaatattttcatctctagtaaacatatgatgAAAAGGGAGGAAAAAATAACAcattctcatcttttttttatgcatcctttttgaaaattttataatcCGGGTGcgttttctttggttgtaaatttatcatgggaaaatgagagataaacaaactttcaccctttaaatcattcatttcttttccctcatttcatataaaatataatttgacccttactcattcctcattttcagtttttca contains:
- the LOC130991010 gene encoding uncharacterized protein LOC130991010, which produces MPAATKRSNYYPPETVLICRLYLEHTHDSVVGVDQKGAKLWGSLCTQYNAEKPRGSISRDVTQIKSHFQRVAKDSKRFEAMNKKCHDQWKSGMSDGQIVEQAEAMWLAEYRVPFRYPHARKILRESKKFASLRRSSHNDF